The DNA sequence GCCTATCATCCCAAAGAGCACAGAGCACTCATACAAACAGACAACAAGGTAACAATGATCTAAGTCAACAAACATGGGGGTTCTGAATCCCTACTCCTCTGCAGGGAGGCCTATCACCTTTGGCACTTTACACTCTCTCTAATAGTGGACCTCCAACCAGTGTACATTCCAGGTCAGTCAAATATCAAAACGGATTCACTCAGCCGCAAACTGGATCCTCATGAGTGGATCTTCAAACTCATAATACTCCAAGAACTGGAGGAGTTTGTGGTGCAATGGTTGCATCTGTTAAAACAGTTTTCTGTGCCAAAGTAGCACCTAACACTCAGCGACATATATAGAATTCTTCTTGATTTCGTGTAATTACATATGTAGTTTGTGTTTAAAATATCTAGATAAAATATGCATTACTGTATGTGGCCAATTGAAGGACAGAAAATGCCACAGGGGGTGTAATAAATCCCTGTCGTTTTGCCTAGATGAAATACTGCAAATAGCATCTTTGCATTTTCATTGTTTTAGATACGTAATTTGAACCCATTCGTCCCTCCTGTTTTGGAGTTTGTTCAGCAGCCACAGTACCCAGCTCTGCCCCAAAGTCCATTTGCAGTACGGATACCATTTTCTTCTCAACTTCCAAATCCAATTGGTCCATTTCCTCAGGGATCCCTGAATGGCCAGCAGGATTCCATGCAGTCTCAAAATTCTCAACAGAACCAGCAGCAGCCTAATCAGGTATTGTAACGTGTGTGTGCGTGCTTGTGTTTCAAGTGCAGGGCAAGAA is a window from the Geotrypetes seraphini chromosome 1, aGeoSer1.1, whole genome shotgun sequence genome containing:
- the LOC117357580 gene encoding uncharacterized protein LOC117357580 isoform X4; protein product: MKIVTLFVCLFGAAYAVPLQVGLSLGLNGAAGGLVPLLQQIRNLNPFVPPVLEFVQQPQYPALPQSPFAVRIPFSSQLPNPIGPFPQGSLNGQQDSMQSQNSQQNQQQPNQMMSYIIPYGISPVMEQGPTSLAPSNTHNS